A section of the Drosophila willistoni isolate 14030-0811.24 unplaced genomic scaffold, UCI_dwil_1.1 Seg616, whole genome shotgun sequence genome encodes:
- the LOC124461738 gene encoding uncharacterized protein LOC124461738 — MAAIPQGAFAACKIREYNERDMIVSRMKLSATDKNAGFNLQTQRDYSPVKYNDKLMNSIWGITKRYTYMFIF, encoded by the exons ATGGCAGCCATACCTCAAGGAGCCTTTGCCGCTTGCAAAATTCGTGAATATAATGAACGTGATATGATTGTTTCCCGCATGAAATTGTCTGCCACTGATAAGAACGCTGGATTTAATCTTCAGACTC AACGTGATTACTCACCGGTGAAATATAATGACAAGCTAATGAACTCGATTTGGGGTATAACaaaaagatatacatatatgtttatattttaa